One window of the Cryomorphaceae bacterium genome contains the following:
- a CDS encoding head-tail adaptor protein, which yields MRLKERIEFYRPTTEPDEAGGYDRTEYVKQYECWANVDQDNSAREMQSMQTANMVIVKVTIRYNPAYVPGIKDNIKWGGVWLTIHGEPDRSERNWLKFRAAYDPNRELPEID from the coding sequence ATGAGACTAAAGGAACGCATAGAATTTTACAGACCTACTACCGAGCCGGACGAGGCCGGGGGTTATGACCGTACTGAATATGTAAAGCAGTACGAATGTTGGGCTAATGTCGATCAGGATAATTCAGCCCGTGAGATGCAATCTATGCAGACCGCTAACATGGTGATTGTGAAAGTTACGATACGATACAACCCGGCTTATGTGCCTGGCATCAAAGACAATATTAAATGGGGCGGTGTGTGGCTTACGATCCACGGCGAGCCTGACAGAAGCGAGCGCAACTGGCTGAAGTTCAGAGCAGCGTATGACCCTAACAGAGAATTACCCGAAATAGACTGA
- a CDS encoding glycosyltransferase family 2 protein, with translation MKVNSHNIEFGYELLSAIPYAYELYLSGKLTGTTSGKASEPLYYFSPKHTINPEPRSWYNTPKATGAGIPYTNIHKPNLQPKAFPPYKEHYANDVFKWDKPTLCICNRANVEWMAGVINYFDAEMLDWLFSNLKDQYEIIYFPIGIPKNIQDNAPPEQVFDDIALAEKHGVRVFSTLLTSPERWNAVMLQVFANCEHYITMNGGYSILASYFSGQNIIFSKPGKPQCQEITQGSFWRWYPNINDVQTLHVPSYSELKRKVQALYIDKLPTANVIIRTSNRPKAFRYAMQSVLMQDYQNVNIVVTVDDERSDKYTHGYNCRVIPVSQPQRTHRPSNSKDKPEGKRSFGQWFPANDYIAQAQARVKGYIMFLDDDDKYVRKDAISKVMQQAQKDKLMVWKVQFPNSVIPNGSFGQTPTICDIASIGMCYHSDYIHKSDWTPWKCADYRTAAKWADNEIIWIDQVLTALQSQPGRGMRKDVQQEHQIIIPMKKPIVKVQFIRDFQGRKAGTIEELKWHIAVNFIYREACVEVEDPKEPVKQIQSATGKVMTEATEDNTMVKAKPKPRAKAKPRPRKTKEEKNAPVKTKTDETED, from the coding sequence ATGAAAGTAAACAGTCATAATATAGAGTTTGGATATGAGTTGCTGAGTGCGATTCCGTATGCCTATGAACTGTATTTATCCGGCAAGCTTACCGGCACCACTTCAGGCAAAGCATCTGAGCCGCTGTATTACTTTTCTCCTAAACATACGATTAACCCTGAGCCGCGAAGCTGGTATAACACACCAAAAGCAACCGGTGCCGGCATACCTTACACGAACATACACAAACCGAATTTACAGCCTAAAGCGTTTCCACCTTATAAGGAGCATTACGCAAATGACGTATTTAAGTGGGATAAACCCACCCTTTGCATCTGCAACCGGGCTAACGTGGAATGGATGGCTGGGGTAATCAATTACTTCGATGCTGAAATGTTGGATTGGCTGTTCAGCAACCTAAAAGACCAATACGAAATTATATATTTCCCCATCGGTATCCCTAAAAATATACAGGACAATGCACCGCCTGAGCAGGTGTTCGATGACATTGCACTGGCTGAAAAGCACGGGGTAAGGGTATTTTCAACCTTATTAACAAGTCCTGAAAGATGGAATGCTGTTATGCTACAAGTATTCGCTAACTGCGAACACTACATCACAATGAATGGTGGTTACTCAATACTTGCAAGCTACTTCTCAGGGCAAAACATCATATTCAGCAAGCCCGGAAAGCCGCAATGTCAGGAGATTACACAAGGTAGCTTTTGGAGGTGGTACCCGAATATCAACGACGTGCAAACATTGCACGTACCTTCATATAGCGAACTAAAGCGAAAAGTTCAGGCTCTGTATATTGATAAACTTCCGACAGCGAACGTAATCATTCGCACATCAAACAGACCAAAGGCTTTCAGGTATGCGATGCAAAGCGTTTTGATGCAGGATTACCAGAATGTCAATATAGTCGTAACAGTAGACGATGAGCGCAGCGACAAGTACACTCATGGATACAATTGCAGGGTAATACCCGTTTCACAGCCACAACGCACACACCGGCCAAGTAATTCCAAGGATAAACCGGAGGGCAAACGGTCGTTTGGGCAATGGTTTCCGGCAAATGATTACATCGCACAGGCACAGGCGCGCGTAAAGGGGTATATTATGTTTCTGGACGACGATGACAAGTACGTAAGAAAAGACGCTATAAGTAAGGTTATGCAGCAGGCGCAGAAGGATAAGCTAATGGTTTGGAAGGTTCAATTTCCAAACTCAGTCATTCCTAACGGGTCTTTTGGCCAAACGCCTACCATTTGCGATATTGCAAGCATTGGGATGTGTTATCATAGTGACTACATACATAAATCAGATTGGACGCCGTGGAAATGTGCCGACTATCGCACCGCCGCCAAATGGGCTGATAATGAAATAATTTGGATTGACCAAGTATTAACCGCTCTGCAATCGCAGCCCGGACGTGGAATGCGTAAGGATGTGCAACAGGAGCACCAAATAATTATACCTATGAAAAAACCAATTGTAAAAGTACAATTTATCCGTGATTTCCAGGGGCGCAAAGCCGGGACAATCGAGGAGTTAAAATGGCACATTGCTGTAAATTTCATTTATCGCGAGGCCTGTGTAGAGGTTGAAGATCCTAAAGAGCCAGTAAAACAGATCCAGTCTGCCACGGGTAAGGTGATGACCGAAGCCACGGAAGACAACACGATGGTAAAAGCAAAACCGAAGCCACGCGCAAAGGCTAAGCCACGGCCCCGTAAAACCAAAGAAGAAAAAAACGCACCTGTAAAGACAAAGACAGATGAAACTGAAGATTAA